Proteins co-encoded in one Papaver somniferum cultivar HN1 chromosome 5, ASM357369v1, whole genome shotgun sequence genomic window:
- the LOC113284430 gene encoding probable plastid-lipid-associated protein 8, chloroplastic — MAYSSGLFSSIRGPEISKSRTLIFNAKRYHHQFINVSFPLHYQSYQKKQNKLRVSAASSSISMTEDVRTGPEDLVASILSKVTGTDRGVSLTKEGHQEVAEVAQKLQKYCVDEPVKCPLIFGEWDVLYCSVPTSPGGGYRSALGRVFFKTKQMIQVVEAPASVKNKVSFSLFGFIDGEVSLKGALNVLDEKWIQVIFEPPELKVGGFNFTYGGESEVKLEISYVDEKIRLGKGSRGSLFVFLRR, encoded by the exons ATGGCATATTCATCAGGTCTATTTTCTTCAATCAGAGGCCCTGAAATCTCCAAATCtagaaccctaattttcaatgCAAAACGTTatcatcatcaattcatcaatgtTTCATTTCCTCTTCATTATCAATCTTATCAGAAGAAGCAAAACAAGTTGAGAGTTTCTGCTGCATCATCATCTATCTCCATGACTGAGGATGTCCGAACTGGTCCAGAGGATCTTGTTGCATCTATTCTCTCCAAG GTGACGGGAACTGATCGAGGAGTTTCGCTAACTAAAGAAGGGCATCAAGAGGTAGCTGAAGTGGCTCAGAAATTACAAAAGTACTGTGTTGATGAGCCTGTTAAATGCCCACTTATATTTGGAG AGTGGGATGTGCTATATTGTTCTGTGCCAACATCTCCTGGAGGTGGCTACCGCAGTGCATTAGGGCgtgtttttttcaaaactaaacaaaTGATTCAAGTAGTTGAAGCTCCTGCCAGCGTTAAAAATAAAGTCTCGTTTTCTTTATTTGGCTTCATAGATGGAGAGGTTTCCTTGAAAG GTGCACTGAATGTATTGGATGAAAAATGGATTCAAGTTATTTTCGAGCCTCCAGAACTGAAGGTTGGAGGTTTCAATTTCACCTATGGTGGGGAGAGTGAGGTTAAACTGGAGATTAGCTACGTAGATGAAAAAATCAGGTTAGGAAAAGGTTCCAGAGGTTCTTTGTTTGTCTTCCTAAGACGCTAA